Proteins from a single region of Oreochromis niloticus isolate F11D_XX linkage group LG7, O_niloticus_UMD_NMBU, whole genome shotgun sequence:
- the sdad1 gene encoding protein SDA1 homolog, translating into MSGRQNNKLPNNLPQLQNLIKRDPQSYVEEFLQQYRHYQSNVQIFKLQPDKPNKELADLVMFLAQVGHCFPQQLSTFPKELSELLLSYHTVLEPDLRMTFCKALILLRNKDLIDASGLLELFFELLRCHDKLLRKTLYTHIVADIKNINAKHKNNKVNTMLQNFMYTMLRDSNPIAAKISLDVMVELYKRNIWNDPKTVNVITTTCFSKVTKILVAGLKFFLGADEDEKNESDSESENEGPSARDLMAKFSTGKKTSKNKKKLEKAMKVLKKHKKKKKAEVFNFSAVHLIHDPQDFSEKLLKQLEDSKERFEVKIMMMELISRLVGIHELFLFNFYPFIQRFLQPHQRDVTKILLCAAQASHQLVPPEIIEPVIMTIANNFVTERNSGEVMTVGLNAIREVAARCPLAINEDLLQDLSQYKTHKDKNVMMSARGLIQLFRSLNPQMLHRKDRGRPTEASAEAKIKDYGELEAKDYIPGAEVLEVEEENKEGEDDEDGWESASISDDDEDGEWVDVHHSSDEDTGEVAEKLQSMTAEERKAKAAAVSASRLLTQDDFKKISLVQMAKEVNAAPGKKRKNVDSDDERDKGELLTLRDIERLHKKPKADKETRLATAMAGRTDRKDFVKKRTKLNPHASSSNKEKRRNKNFMMMRHSQNVRTKGKRSFREKQIALREALLKKKKQYK; encoded by the exons ATGTCGGGTCGACAGAACAACAAACTACCAAACAATCTGCCTCAACTTCAGAATCTCATAAAAAGAGATCCGCAGTCGTACGTCGAGGAG TTTCTGCAACAGTACCGACACTATCAGTCCAATGTGCAGATCTTTAAGCTGCAGCCTGACAAACCGAACAAGGAGCTTGCAGACCTCGTTATGTTTCTCGCTCAG GTTGGTCACTGCTTCCCCCAGCAGCTCTCCACGTTTCCTAAAGAGTTGTCTGAGTTATTACTTAGTTACCACACAGTCCTGGAGCCGGACCTACGAATG aCTTTCTGCAAAGCTCTGATCCTTCTGAGGAATAAAGACTTGATTGATGCCTCAGGCCTCCTAGAGCTCTTCTTTGAGCTGCTGCGATGTCATGACAAGCTGCTTAGGAAG actttgtacacacacattgTAGCAGACATCAAAAACATCAAcgcaaaacataaaaacaacaaggTCAACACA ATGTTACAGAACTTCATGTACACCATGCTGAGAGACAGTAATCCGATAGCAGCAAAGATCTCATTAGATGTGAtggtggagctgtacaaaaggAACATATG GAATGATCCCAAAACAGTTAATGTTATCACAACTACGTGCTTCTCCAAAGTGACAAAG ATCCTCGTGGCAGGCCTTAAATTCTTCCTGGGAGCAGATGAAGATGAGAAAAATGAGAGTGACTCAGAATCCGAG aATGAAGGGCCATCAGCGAGAGACTTGATGGCGAAATTCTCCACTGGCAAGAAAACCTCCAAGAACAAGAAGAAGCTGGAAAAGGCTATGAAAGTCCTCAAG aaacataaaaagaagaagaaagcagaagttttTAATTTCTCTGCAGTTCACCTTATTCACGACCCTCAAG atttctCAGAGAAGCTCTTAAAGCAGCTGGAAGACTCAAAGGAGCGCTTTGAGGTTAAGATCATGATGATGGAGCTCATATCCCGACTGGTTGGAATCCACGAG cTCTTCCTCTTTAATTTCTACCCTTTCATCCAGAGGTTTCTTCAGCCTCATCAGAGAG ATGTGACAAAGATTCTTCTCTGTGCTGCTCAGGCCTCCCACCAGCTCGTTCCCCCTGAG ATCATTGAACCTGTGATCATGACAATCGCCAACAACTTTGTGACGGAGAGAAACTCTGGGGAAGTCATGACTGTGGG TCTCAATGCCATCAGGGAGGTGGCAGCACGCTGTCCGCTCGCCATCAACGAGGACCTTCTGCAGGACCTGTCCCAATACAAGACCCACAAAGACAAGA ATGTAATGATGTCTGCCAGAGGACTTATCCAGTTGTTCAGGAGTCTTAATCCACAGATGCTGCACAGAAAGGATAGG GGGAGACCCACTGAGGCATCGGCAGAGGCCAAGATCAAAGACTACGGAGAGCTCGAGGCTAAAGACTATATCCCCGGAGCCGAGGTcctggaggtggaggaggagaacaAAGAGGGAGAGGACGATGAAG ACGGCTGGGAGAGTGCCAGTAttagtgatgatgatgaagatggggAGTGGGTGGACGTTCACCACTCATCTGATGAAGATACAGGAGAAGTg gcaGAGAAGCTTCAAAGCATGACAGCTGAAGAAAGAAAAGCCAAGGCAGCGGCGGTCAGCGCCAGCAGGCTCCTCACCCAAGATGACTTCAAGAAGATCAGTCTGGTCCAGATGGCCAAAGAGGTCAATGCTGCACCAGGCAAGAAGAGGAAAAATGTGGACAGTGATGACGAGCGAGACAA aggagagctgctgaCATTGAGAGATATTGAGAGACTGCACAAGAAACCAAAAGCGGACAAGGAAACACGACTGGCAACAGCAATG GCGGGACGGACAGACAGGAAGGACTTTGTCAAGAAGCGGACCAAGCTAAACCCACAcgccagcagcagcaacaaggAGAAGAGGAGAAATAAGAACTTCATGATGATGAGGCACAGTCAGAACGTCAGAACTAAAGGCAAACGCTCCTTCAGAGAGAAACAG ATTGCTTTACGAGAGGCTctcctgaagaagaagaagcagtacAAGTAG